GCTATTGACCCGCGTTATTTCCGCCCTACAGAGGTGGAGCTGCTCATCGGTGACCCCGCTAAATCGAAATCAGTACTGGGCTGGGAGCCAGCCTATGACCTGCCCGCACTGGTCCGGGAGATGATGGCCGGCGACATAGCATTATTTGCAAAGAAAGAAGTTACACAGCTCGAACACTTAATCGGATAAATAAATGGCCATGCAGGTAGCAAACAGGGTGATATTAAATACCGGCGCACTTTACGGGCGAATGCTCATTACCATTTTCATTTCATTGTTCGCCACCAGACTGGTGCTGAACATATTGGGCGCGGCCGATTACGGGTTGTTTAACCTGATCAGCGGGGTGATTGCCATGTTGTCATTTCTGAACATTGCTATGACCATCAGCACGCAACGCTATATGTCGTTTCACCTCGGTACAAAAGACGGCCACAAATTAAAGCTGGTATTTAACGCCAGCGTATTGCTGCATTTTATACTGGGGCTGGCTATGGTGTTGCTGTTTGAAGTGGCAGGCGGCTACCTGTTTGATCATGTGTTGAATTACCCGGCAGACCGGACCATGGCGGCGAAGCTCATCTTTCAGTTCATGGTTGTCAGCGCATTCTTTACTATCATATCCGTGCCTTATGACGCCACGCTGATAGCGCAGGAGAACATGGTGACGGTGGCCATACTGGGTGTTGTTGAATCCCTGGGAAAACTGCTGATAGCCTTAGTCCTGCAATATACCGGTTACGATAAACTGATCGTGTACGGCGGCCTCATGACTTTACTCACAGTATTACTGCTGCTGTTCAAGCAGGTGTATTGCGCCATGAAGTACAAGGAAAGCAGGATCGCTATCCGGCGGTACGCCGACCGGCAATTGCTGAAAGAGATGTTTGCCTACGCAGGATGGAATATGTTTGGCGCCGGCAGTGTGGTTGCCCGTAACCAGGGGCTGGCATTACTGCTGAATGTATTCTTCGGCACCGTCGTAAATGCGGCTTATGGCATCGCCAACCAGGTAAATGCCCAACTGAGTTATTTCTCGGTGACCATGTTAAGGGCGTTGAACCCGCAGATCATAAAAAGCGAAGGCAGTGGCGACCGGCCCCGGATGCTTCGCCTGGCCATGATCGCCAGCAAGTTCTCTTTTTTCCTGTTGAGTTTCCTGGCTATTCCTATGATGATAGAAATGCCCTTTGTATTACAATGCTGGTTAAAGCAAGTGCCGGAGTATACTGTGATCATGTGCCGCTTAATTGTTATTGCCACGCTTATAAATCAACTATCTGCCGGGATACAGGTGGCAGTGCAGTCTGTTGGAAAGATAAGGAAATACCAGGTGGTGGTCAGTACAATGGTATTGCTAAACCTTCCCGTTGCCTGGCTGCTGCTCAAAGCCGGCTGGCCGGCTGCCTCAGTACTGGTGAGTGCCATCGTTATAGAGGTGTTGAGCGGGGCTTACAGGATCATGGCGGCCGAAAGAATAGCGGGACTGTCTCCGCTGCTGTATGTAAAACAGGTGGTCGTCCGCTCAGTAGCACCGGTGTTGCTGGCTGCGACACTGGCATACATACCGCAGTGGTGCATGTCTGAGGGATTTATACGGTTGGGAGGAACGACGCTGGTGAGCATACTGGCCATGACCGCCAGCGCGTGGCTGATCGGGCTGACGCAGGAAGAGGTGACCAAAATAGAACAACTATTCAGCCGCGTCTTTTCAAAACTACAGGCAAGGATGCCGGTATTAAAACAGAACTAACGGATATGCACATACTATTTTTTACGGATATTTCGCCCTTCCCGCAGAACGGAGGAGAGAGGATCAGGAGTTATTACCTGATCAAGGCCTTGTCGCAGCTTGGATACGAGGTCATTGCAGTAGTGCGGAACGTGGAAAAAGCAGACCTGAAGTCTTATCATCTTCCTAACGTCACTTATTATACTTATGAAACAAAGGATTTTGACCTGTTGACCCGTATAACCGGTAAACAATATTTCCAGCGGTCACCAGCCATATTGGAAATGTTCAGAAAGATATGCCAGGATTATCCCATCGCTGTGGCTTTCCTCGACTACGGGTTTGTGGGGCACTACATTTCTTTCTTTGAATCGAGGCATATCAGGGTGGTGCTGGGCACGCATAATGCGCAGCCAATGATCACCTGGCAGCTGCCCTCGGCCAATATACTGGACAGGGTCCGTAAACTGCAGTTGTTCAGCATGGAGAAACTGCACGAGCGCCTGTACTTTAATAAGGCTGCGGCAGTATTGGTGGTGAGCGACGATGACCACGCTTATCATACCCGGTTCCTGCCCGAAAGAAAAGTATTTACAGTGCCCAATTTTCTTGACCAGGCGGATTATCGCCTCTCCGGGAAAAAACAACAACGGGTACTGGTAATGACCGCCAACTTCGGTGTATACATGAATTTTGCCGGCCTTAAATGGTTCATAGAAAATGTTTGGGATGAAGAGCTGGCGGCCCGGTACGACCTGTGGCTGGTGGGCCGGGGATCGAAGGAAGCGCTCAAACGCATCACCGGCAGAGAGGAGTATCAGAATATAGTGGCCTTTGGGAAAGTGGATGATGTGAAGTGGTACATCTCCGTGGCCAGCGCCGTGATCATCCCCCTGATACATGGCAGCGGCACTCGGCTGAAATGCCTGGAAGCCATGGCGCTCAAAACGCCTGTTATCGCTACCAGCAAGGGAGTGGAAGGCGTAAAGAGCAAACACTTCATCGTAGCTGATGAGCCGGCGGCCTTTAAACAGTCACTGCTCAAATTCGATGACACTAAAGACAACGGCGCCCTGCTGCAGCAGGATTTTCAGCGGGAATACAGCCTGGAAGTGAATAAACAGCGTTTGCATCAGATTATTAACTACGCCTTGCGCGGAAAAATGCAGGTTTATGGTCAACCGGCTTAAGATAGCACTCTATACGTTACTTAGCGGCGTAAATATAGCACTGGTAGGGCAGCTGAAGCTGAACGAAATCATGGTGCTGTTGTCTGCGCCGTTTGTATTCGACAGGCGTGATTTCAAAGCCTATCCCATGTTCCGGAAGATCATTGTCGCGCTCGCAGCTTTGTTTATTTGCCAGGCTGTCACTGACCTGTTGGTAGTGAACAGCCCTTCAGAAAATTTTTTGCGTGGATGGGCCGCCATTGTTATGTCTATTCTATCATTCCTCTTCCTGTTTAAAACATTTAAAGATGACAAGATTATTTTCTTCTTCCTCTGTATGACCCTGCTGAAAAATATTATATGGACAGATGAAAACGCCGACACAGACATGTCTTACTTCAAGTTCAAGATGGTGCCTATCCTGTCCTATGGCGTGTATATACTGTCATTCCTCTTGTACCGTAGCGGGCGCTGGAAGACGGTACTGGCCTTGCTCTTGTCATACAGCCTGCTGTGTTTTGCGAGAGATGCGCGTTCCACAGGGATGGTCTTCTTCCTGGGCGCCATTATCATTTACTGCTTCAACAGCGGAATGTACCTGACGCGCGACAGGTTGCTGGGGTTTGGTATAGCAGGGTTGTTATTATTTCAGTTCGCCTATGTGGGTTATGTGAATGCAGTATTGAACCATGAGCTGGGCGGCGAACATGCATCAGAACAAATAGAACGGCTGGACAATCCATACAATCCCCTGGAATTGCTGATGACAGGCCGTGGAGAAACATTTGCCGCACTGGCCGCGATCAGCGATGCTCCCTTGTTTGGCCATGGCTCCTGGGCAAAAGATGATAATCTGAAATACTACCGCATTCTGTTGCTGTACCAGAATGAAGAAATGAACGAGCAACTGGTCGCGTCTACCGACCACCTGATCCCGAGCCACTCCATTTTGCTGGGCGCCTGGGTGAACTGTGGGCTGGGGGGATTTATTGCTGTGTTGCTGGTGTTTGTCTTTTTACTGAAAATGGGATTCTACCTGATCAGCAATGCCGCAGACACGGCGCTCTACCCGGTGCTGGTATTGATGACCATCGGCGTGATCTGGACTTTCCTGTTTTCACCCTTACAACAGCTGCGGTTTAATATACCGGCCATTGGCGCTATCCTGTTGCGGTCTTACTACGAGTGCTTGCCGGCA
This sequence is a window from Chitinophaga varians. Protein-coding genes within it:
- a CDS encoding lipopolysaccharide biosynthesis protein, with the translated sequence MQVANRVILNTGALYGRMLITIFISLFATRLVLNILGAADYGLFNLISGVIAMLSFLNIAMTISTQRYMSFHLGTKDGHKLKLVFNASVLLHFILGLAMVLLFEVAGGYLFDHVLNYPADRTMAAKLIFQFMVVSAFFTIISVPYDATLIAQENMVTVAILGVVESLGKLLIALVLQYTGYDKLIVYGGLMTLLTVLLLLFKQVYCAMKYKESRIAIRRYADRQLLKEMFAYAGWNMFGAGSVVARNQGLALLLNVFFGTVVNAAYGIANQVNAQLSYFSVTMLRALNPQIIKSEGSGDRPRMLRLAMIASKFSFFLLSFLAIPMMIEMPFVLQCWLKQVPEYTVIMCRLIVIATLINQLSAGIQVAVQSVGKIRKYQVVVSTMVLLNLPVAWLLLKAGWPAASVLVSAIVIEVLSGAYRIMAAERIAGLSPLLYVKQVVVRSVAPVLLAATLAYIPQWCMSEGFIRLGGTTLVSILAMTASAWLIGLTQEEVTKIEQLFSRVFSKLQARMPVLKQN
- a CDS encoding glycosyltransferase family 4 protein, whose protein sequence is MHILFFTDISPFPQNGGERIRSYYLIKALSQLGYEVIAVVRNVEKADLKSYHLPNVTYYTYETKDFDLLTRITGKQYFQRSPAILEMFRKICQDYPIAVAFLDYGFVGHYISFFESRHIRVVLGTHNAQPMITWQLPSANILDRVRKLQLFSMEKLHERLYFNKAAAVLVVSDDDHAYHTRFLPERKVFTVPNFLDQADYRLSGKKQQRVLVMTANFGVYMNFAGLKWFIENVWDEELAARYDLWLVGRGSKEALKRITGREEYQNIVAFGKVDDVKWYISVASAVIIPLIHGSGTRLKCLEAMALKTPVIATSKGVEGVKSKHFIVADEPAAFKQSLLKFDDTKDNGALLQQDFQREYSLEVNKQRLHQIINYALRGKMQVYGQPA